In Ascaphus truei isolate aAscTru1 chromosome 7, aAscTru1.hap1, whole genome shotgun sequence, one genomic interval encodes:
- the MLLT11 gene encoding protein AF1q isoform X2, which translates to MLDTLNSQYDSFLFWKLPIPELDLSELECLSLDGKKKRKAKTSAGQKRDEGEDLLLQYNAFNFWRAPIANIDVFDFDLL; encoded by the coding sequence AACAGTCAGTACGACTCATTTCTGTTCTGGAAGCTCCCCATCCCAGAGCTCGACCTGTCGGAGCTGGAATGCCTGAGCCTGGATGGCAAGAAAAAACGTAAAGCCAAGACCTCCGCTGGCCAGAAACGCGACGAGGGAGAAGACCTCCTATTACAATACAATGCCTTCAACTTCTGGAGGGCCCCAATAGCCAACATTGATGTCTTTGACTTTGACTTACTATAA